In a genomic window of Dehalococcoidia bacterium:
- a CDS encoding DUF1634 domain-containing protein, with the protein MKMECRYDTRHEKLHRLNRRISLVLRAGIAVSLILIVCGLIIFLVSGAPHTSPLLPLPSLVDGFAALNPAAFITAGVVLILLLPVAMLILSLAYFAAVRERQPVIVCIVLLIMLTASLILVLK; encoded by the coding sequence ATGAAGATGGAATGCCGGTACGACACCCGTCATGAAAAGCTGCACCGCCTCAACCGGCGCATCAGCCTGGTGCTGCGCGCGGGTATAGCGGTCAGCCTTATATTGATCGTCTGTGGACTCATCATTTTTCTGGTGAGCGGCGCCCCGCACACATCTCCACTGCTGCCGCTGCCCTCGCTGGTAGACGGATTTGCCGCGCTCAATCCGGCGGCTTTCATAACAGCCGGCGTGGTCCTTATCCTGCTCCTGCCCGTGGCCATGCTGATACTATCGCTTGCGTACTTCGCCGCCGTGAGGGAAAGGCAACCGGTCATCGTTTGCATCGTGCTTCTGATAATGCTGACAGCCAGCCTCATTTTAGTATTGAAATGA
- the proB gene encoding glutamate 5-kinase yields the protein MQYKRIVIKLGTNLITGGGGRLDLKVMADLAGQVAELHRKGHEIIIVSSGAVAAGGELLGIKNKRRDIPFKQVMASVGQNRLMNIYYGLFLEHGINVAQALLTRADLTDRAHYLNARNTLLALIDLKVVCVVNENDVVCTDELGEQKFGDNDNLSAMVANLVDADLLVLLSDVEGLYSSDPQQNRKAKLIPVVDKIDKTIEEMAGGAGSARGTGGMVTKLEAARLATSSGVSVVIAKGSLPRVIIEAATGKSIGTFFTARDSKIESRQRWLLSGLSCAGRLTIDKGATAALRRQKKSLLPAGIVDVEGSFHRGDVVDICEKDGRRIGSGITNYSSADLLRIKGERSGVIADMLGYEYGDEAIHRDNLALV from the coding sequence ATGCAATACAAACGCATCGTAATCAAGCTCGGGACCAACCTGATCACCGGGGGAGGCGGCAGGCTGGACCTGAAAGTCATGGCCGATCTGGCCGGACAGGTTGCGGAGCTGCACCGCAAAGGGCATGAGATAATCATAGTGTCATCCGGCGCCGTAGCTGCAGGCGGCGAGCTGCTCGGCATAAAAAATAAACGCCGGGACATACCTTTCAAGCAGGTCATGGCCTCCGTAGGCCAGAACCGCCTGATGAACATCTATTACGGCCTTTTCCTGGAGCACGGTATCAACGTGGCACAGGCGCTTCTCACGCGGGCAGACCTGACCGACCGGGCGCATTATCTGAACGCGCGTAACACTCTTCTGGCCCTGATCGACCTCAAGGTCGTCTGCGTGGTCAACGAGAACGATGTAGTATGCACAGATGAACTAGGTGAGCAGAAGTTCGGCGACAACGACAACCTCTCTGCCATGGTAGCCAACCTCGTGGATGCGGACCTGCTGGTGCTGCTCTCCGACGTGGAAGGCCTTTACTCCTCGGACCCTCAGCAGAACCGCAAAGCAAAGCTTATACCGGTGGTTGATAAGATAGATAAAACAATAGAGGAGATGGCGGGCGGCGCAGGCAGTGCGCGCGGCACAGGCGGAATGGTCACCAAGCTCGAGGCGGCGCGCCTGGCCACCTCCTCCGGCGTATCGGTGGTTATCGCTAAAGGCTCGCTCCCCCGTGTGATAATCGAAGCGGCAACGGGCAAAAGCATCGGGACGTTTTTCACGGCCCGTGACAGCAAGATCGAGAGCCGCCAGCGCTGGCTGCTTTCAGGATTATCCTGCGCCGGACGCCTTACCATAGACAAGGGCGCCACCGCTGCCCTGCGCAGACAAAAGAAAAGCCTGCTTCCCGCCGGTATCGTCGACGTGGAGGGCAGCTTCCATCGCGGAGATGTGGTCGACATATGTGAGAAAGACGGTAGAAGGATCGGCAGCGGTATCACCAATTACAGCTCCGCCGACCTGCTCCGTATTAAAGGGGAGCGGTCGGGCGTAATAGCCGATATGCTCGGATATGAATACGGTGACGAGGCCATACACCGTGACAACCTGGCGCTGGTCTGA
- a CDS encoding glutamate-5-semialdehyde dehydrogenase: MQVDVNELKEKAAQARLASKRLSFIPTGVKDEALTAIAKALLDKEDIILRNNEKDYKEAEASGMSAAMLDRLMLDSKRIKGMSEDVKTVAALPDPVGEIIEERTLPNGLALSKKRVPLGVIGAIYESRPNVTVDISVLCLKAGNAVILRGGKESARSNLALAGTVQEAAYRSGIPAGSVQFIESADRSLVDRLLKMKEYIDLVIPRGGAALIKFVRDNAAMAVVAGGIGVCHLYVDRTADIQKAAAITYNAKVQRPTVCNALDCVLVHKDIAAGFLPVMAKELAQAEVELHCDHRSLGILKSITDLSIRPALDDDWGREYLSLVMAVKVVDSLEEALQHIDRYGSGHSEAIVSEDESSIQRFLNEVDAACVYANASTRFTDGAQFGMGAEIGISTQKFHARGPMALREITSYKWCIRGNGQVRP, encoded by the coding sequence ATGCAGGTAGATGTAAACGAATTAAAAGAGAAAGCTGCGCAGGCCAGGCTTGCCTCTAAACGGCTATCCTTTATCCCCACCGGCGTAAAGGATGAGGCACTCACGGCAATAGCAAAGGCTTTGCTGGACAAGGAAGACATCATCCTCCGCAATAATGAGAAAGACTATAAAGAGGCCGAAGCCTCCGGCATGAGCGCGGCCATGCTGGACCGGCTTATGCTCGACTCCAAACGGATAAAGGGCATGTCGGAGGATGTGAAGACCGTTGCGGCGCTTCCTGATCCCGTGGGGGAGATCATCGAGGAGCGCACCCTGCCCAACGGCCTGGCTCTGAGCAAAAAGCGGGTACCGCTGGGTGTGATAGGCGCCATCTATGAGAGCAGGCCCAACGTAACGGTGGATATATCGGTTCTATGTCTTAAGGCCGGCAACGCCGTTATACTTCGCGGCGGTAAAGAGTCGGCTCGATCCAATCTCGCGCTGGCAGGCACGGTGCAGGAGGCGGCGTACAGATCGGGTATTCCGGCCGGATCTGTACAATTCATTGAATCGGCCGACCGAAGCTTAGTTGACCGCCTGTTAAAGATGAAGGAGTACATCGACCTGGTTATCCCCAGGGGAGGGGCCGCATTGATCAAATTCGTAAGGGACAACGCGGCCATGGCGGTGGTGGCCGGCGGCATAGGCGTCTGCCATCTGTATGTAGATCGTACGGCGGATATCCAGAAGGCTGCCGCCATCACCTACAATGCCAAGGTTCAGCGCCCCACAGTATGCAATGCACTCGACTGCGTACTGGTGCACAAAGATATCGCGGCGGGATTCCTTCCCGTAATGGCTAAGGAGCTGGCCCAAGCGGAGGTGGAATTACACTGTGATCACCGCTCTCTGGGTATACTCAAATCGATCACGGATCTGAGTATCAGACCGGCGTTGGATGATGACTGGGGCAGGGAGTACCTGTCCCTGGTGATGGCGGTCAAGGTCGTCGATTCTCTGGAAGAGGCGTTGCAGCATATCGACCGCTACGGATCAGGACACTCCGAGGCGATCGTGAGCGAAGATGAGAGTTCAATTCAGCGCTTCCTGAACGAGGTGGATGCCGCCTGTGTCTACGCCAACGCAAGCACGCGGTTCACCGACGGAGCGCAGTTCGGCATGGGCGCTGAGATCGGCATAAGCACGCAGAAGTTCCATGCCCGCGGACCCATGGCCTTGAGAGAGATCACAAGCTACAAGTGGTGCATCAGGGGCAACGGACAGGTCCGGCCTTAG
- a CDS encoding uracil-DNA glycosylase: MSPLTELHAEIERCKNCDLARHRTRVVPGEGPDDAKLLFIGEAPGYHEDQTGRPFVGQAGQYLDQLIGMIGYKRNQVYIANVIKCRPPENRDPLPGEIMACSKWLERQLDVIKPRVIVTLGRYSMAKYFPGESISKVHGRARRSGNVIYFAMYHPAAALHQGNLRRVIEADILKLPAVLAEAGKMEEEKERPAQLNLF; encoded by the coding sequence ATGTCGCCTCTGACTGAACTTCACGCGGAAATAGAACGCTGTAAAAATTGTGACCTTGCCAGGCACCGTACCAGGGTTGTGCCGGGCGAGGGGCCCGATGACGCCAAGCTGCTTTTTATCGGTGAAGCGCCGGGCTATCATGAAGACCAGACCGGCCGGCCTTTCGTAGGCCAGGCGGGCCAGTACCTGGACCAGCTTATCGGCATGATCGGATATAAGCGCAACCAGGTCTACATAGCCAACGTAATCAAGTGCCGGCCACCCGAAAACCGCGATCCTCTGCCCGGCGAGATCATGGCCTGCAGCAAATGGCTGGAGCGCCAGCTCGACGTGATCAAGCCCCGCGTGATTGTAACCCTGGGTCGTTATTCCATGGCAAAATATTTTCCCGGCGAAAGTATCAGCAAGGTACACGGCCGGGCCAGACGCTCGGGGAATGTAATTTATTTCGCCATGTACCATCCGGCGGCGGCGCTGCACCAGGGCAACCTGCGCCGGGTGATAGAGGCCGACATACTCAAATTGCCGGCGGTACTGGCGGAGGCCGGCAAGATGGAGGAAGAAAAAGAAAGACCGGCCCAGCTTAATCTTTTCTAA
- a CDS encoding DNA translocase FtsK, whose protein sequence is MPARKSSSTNSKKPSQKKSGKGSGNAFLHFLFSPPVLLAIIFVIAVCLIVALWALITQAMGELGAEIASALDAAGANIVSLMGLGVIFVIIAVIGLLVIIGRPSFFARNWNYFIAAAAFMTAAWGLLSYLRPSGSGILAQVTLGGLIGQAIVTDSPVIGMLIILALVLLGVFLVAPEWTLGLFKRTAKGTAGAVGGIAEAVKDSNSQKKALPPVKATEEKQTALIEKGEEPVAPIDTAVMDRLRSGIIVGGWSLPNINILDRIAETVISDSEIEKRRETIEEALASYGVEAKVIEVNRGPTVTQFGVEPGWDRKFKEVREKDRDGNVSSRQEEVGRTRVKVERINSLSNDLALALAAPSIRIEAPVPGKSMVGIEVPNTTFGSVGLRGVMESTAFQKMLAKSHLAIALGKGAGGETIVADLTKMPHLLIAGATGSGKSVCLNSIICCLMMNNTPDAVRFVMVDPKRVELVNYNNIPHLVSPVVVDTEKAVMALRWLSAEMDIRYKRFSASKARNIEDFNKNKQPSECMPYIIVIIDELADLMMAAYDEVEHALCRLAQLARATGIHLIVATQRPSVDVVTGLIKANFPTRMSFALTSQVDSRTIIDSAGAEKLLGRGDMLYMPQDVSKPKRLQGTMVGDGEIERLVTFWANQRRQEAQPVKFEEMARATPDGKKSAEDELLDAARKLALESKELSTSYLQRKLGIGFPRAARIMDRLKEEGFGKEKEREKGEM, encoded by the coding sequence ATGCCCGCCAGGAAAAGCAGTAGTACCAACAGTAAAAAACCATCGCAGAAGAAATCCGGAAAAGGCTCAGGCAATGCGTTTCTCCACTTCCTTTTCTCTCCCCCCGTGCTGCTCGCCATCATATTCGTGATAGCCGTCTGCCTGATAGTGGCCCTCTGGGCGCTCATCACACAGGCCATGGGCGAGCTCGGCGCGGAGATCGCCTCCGCCCTCGATGCAGCCGGAGCTAATATCGTAAGCCTGATGGGCCTGGGCGTTATCTTCGTGATAATAGCCGTCATAGGGCTGCTGGTTATCATCGGCCGCCCCTCGTTCTTCGCGCGCAACTGGAATTATTTCATTGCTGCGGCCGCCTTCATGACGGCCGCCTGGGGCCTGCTTTCCTATCTTCGCCCATCCGGCTCCGGAATACTGGCACAGGTTACGCTGGGAGGCCTCATCGGGCAGGCTATTGTTACCGATTCTCCGGTTATAGGTATGTTGATTATTTTAGCGCTGGTTCTGCTGGGCGTATTCCTGGTGGCGCCCGAATGGACGCTGGGACTTTTCAAGCGCACGGCAAAAGGAACGGCGGGAGCAGTCGGCGGGATAGCTGAAGCAGTCAAAGACTCCAACTCGCAGAAAAAGGCTTTGCCGCCCGTAAAAGCGACGGAAGAAAAACAAACTGCGCTGATTGAGAAAGGTGAAGAACCGGTCGCGCCTATCGATACCGCTGTGATGGACAGGCTGCGTTCCGGCATAATCGTTGGCGGCTGGTCGCTGCCCAACATAAATATTCTTGACAGGATAGCCGAGACCGTCATCAGCGACAGCGAGATAGAGAAGCGCCGGGAGACCATCGAGGAGGCGCTGGCCAGCTATGGTGTTGAGGCAAAGGTGATCGAGGTGAACCGCGGTCCCACTGTCACGCAGTTCGGCGTCGAGCCCGGCTGGGACCGAAAATTCAAGGAGGTCCGTGAGAAGGACCGCGACGGCAACGTCTCCTCCAGGCAGGAGGAGGTCGGACGCACGCGCGTCAAGGTCGAGCGCATCAATTCTTTGTCCAACGACCTGGCGCTGGCGCTGGCGGCGCCCAGCATCAGGATCGAGGCGCCCGTGCCCGGCAAGTCCATGGTGGGCATCGAGGTGCCCAACACAACCTTCGGCTCAGTCGGCCTGCGCGGCGTGATGGAGAGCACGGCCTTTCAGAAGATGCTGGCTAAATCGCACCTGGCAATTGCGCTGGGCAAGGGCGCCGGTGGTGAGACCATCGTGGCCGACCTGACTAAAATGCCGCACCTGCTGATCGCCGGCGCCACAGGCAGCGGCAAAAGCGTATGCCTCAATTCCATCATCTGCTGCCTGATGATGAACAACACGCCTGACGCCGTGCGCTTCGTGATGGTGGACCCCAAGCGCGTCGAGCTGGTCAATTACAACAACATCCCGCACCTGGTATCGCCTGTAGTTGTGGACACGGAGAAAGCCGTGATGGCTTTGCGCTGGCTGAGCGCCGAGATGGACATCCGTTACAAGCGTTTCTCAGCCTCCAAGGCGCGTAATATAGAAGACTTCAATAAGAATAAGCAGCCCTCGGAATGCATGCCCTACATCATTGTCATAATCGACGAGCTGGCCGACCTGATGATGGCAGCATACGACGAGGTCGAGCACGCCCTCTGCCGCCTGGCGCAGCTTGCGCGCGCCACCGGCATACATTTGATCGTTGCCACGCAGAGGCCGTCCGTGGACGTTGTGACCGGACTGATCAAAGCCAATTTCCCCACGCGCATGAGCTTCGCGCTGACCTCGCAGGTGGACTCCCGCACCATCATCGATTCCGCCGGGGCTGAGAAGCTTCTGGGCAGGGGCGATATGCTTTATATGCCGCAGGACGTCTCCAAGCCCAAGCGCCTGCAGGGCACCATGGTCGGCGACGGTGAGATCGAGAGGCTTGTCACCTTCTGGGCCAACCAGCGCCGACAGGAGGCTCAGCCGGTAAAATTCGAGGAGATGGCCAGGGCAACCCCCGATGGCAAGAAATCAGCCGAGGACGAGTTGCTGGATGCCGCCCGTAAGCTCGCGCTGGAATCCAAGGAGCTCTCCACCTCCTACCTGCAGAGAAAGCTTGGGATAGGATTCCCACGCGCAGCCAGAATCATGGACAGGCTGAAAGAAGAGGGGTTCGGGAAAGAGAAGGAAAGAGAGAAAGGGGAAATGTGA
- a CDS encoding DUF4928 family protein has translation MESDVIDRALRIFDIWFFQLKVHKVSEGPARGTIAAALLILDKLQDEFNLDLDSYRTKKGQSQIAGLSASAIAGILKKFGETRPFLREGGRTNRGGAGDMGLMLQSIAEMKLDRLSKRERNLVLKRLQQFLVERINDFHNRQVLKVLYDPSFSTWQFIHNLLKAASDRGKEGQIAQYLVGAKLKLRYPSIDVENYSSSTADEQLKRRGDFLINDTIFHITVSPMQAVYDKCKSNVDDGFRVYLLVPDRLLAAAKGNAEMLLPGRVFVESIESFVGQNVEELSAFSRSQLVGEFRRLLEIYNRRVDDIESDKSLLIAIPANMRD, from the coding sequence ATGGAATCAGATGTAATTGATCGAGCGCTACGCATATTCGACATATGGTTTTTTCAATTGAAGGTACATAAAGTATCCGAAGGACCTGCCAGGGGAACAATAGCAGCGGCTTTACTCATACTTGATAAATTGCAGGACGAGTTCAATTTGGATTTAGATTCATATAGAACTAAAAAAGGTCAATCTCAGATTGCGGGGCTTAGTGCGTCTGCTATAGCTGGCATTTTGAAAAAATTCGGTGAAACCCGGCCTTTTCTAAGGGAGGGTGGTCGAACGAATAGAGGTGGCGCCGGAGACATGGGACTTATGTTGCAATCGATAGCTGAAATGAAACTGGATAGACTGTCAAAGCGTGAGCGTAATCTGGTACTGAAACGGCTTCAACAATTCTTGGTGGAAAGGATCAACGATTTTCATAATCGCCAGGTACTCAAAGTACTATATGATCCTTCTTTCAGCACTTGGCAATTTATTCATAACCTATTGAAGGCGGCTAGCGACAGAGGTAAAGAAGGGCAAATTGCGCAATACTTGGTTGGTGCCAAGCTGAAGTTGAGATATCCCAGTATTGATGTTGAAAATTATTCTTCCAGCACCGCTGATGAACAGCTAAAGCGGAGGGGTGATTTCCTGATAAACGATACAATATTTCACATTACGGTCTCACCGATGCAAGCAGTCTATGATAAATGCAAGTCAAATGTTGATGACGGCTTTCGGGTATATCTGCTGGTTCCTGACCGTCTATTGGCGGCTGCTAAAGGCAACGCTGAGATGCTTTTACCAGGGAGGGTATTTGTGGAGTCAATCGAATCCTTCGTGGGCCAGAATGTTGAGGAACTATCCGCATTTTCAAGAAGCCAGCTTGTTGGTGAGTTTCGGCGACTACTTGAGATTTATAATCGCCGAGTCGATGATATTGAATCAGATAAATCTTTGCTAATAGCAATTCCTGCTAATATGCGAGACTGA
- the rph gene encoding ribonuclease PH → MARVDGRANDEMRPVKITLGYQDYPEGSALIEIGNTRVICAVSVEERVPPFLKGQGSGWVTAEYAMLPRATHTRTQRNPDRQQGRSQEIQRLIGRSLRASVDMDSLGERTFAVDCDVLQADGGTRTASITGAYVALYVAIAKLRKQGIYKVMPVKCAVAATSVGVVDRIKLLDLCYDEDFRAGVDFNVVMTDKGEFVELQGTAEGKPFSKETIDTLIALADKGIKQLFAEQKKALDSLR, encoded by the coding sequence ATGGCGAGAGTAGACGGGCGAGCAAATGACGAGATGCGGCCGGTGAAGATTACCCTGGGCTACCAGGATTACCCCGAGGGATCGGCCCTGATCGAGATAGGAAACACACGTGTTATATGCGCCGTGAGCGTAGAGGAGAGGGTGCCGCCCTTCCTCAAGGGACAGGGCAGCGGCTGGGTGACAGCCGAATATGCTATGCTGCCCCGCGCCACACATACGCGCACTCAACGCAATCCCGACAGGCAGCAGGGGCGTTCGCAGGAGATACAGCGGTTGATCGGGCGCAGCTTGCGCGCGTCCGTGGATATGGACTCGCTGGGTGAAAGGACTTTTGCCGTTGACTGCGATGTTCTGCAGGCGGACGGCGGTACACGCACCGCCAGCATCACCGGCGCCTACGTTGCACTTTATGTGGCTATAGCAAAATTGAGAAAGCAGGGCATCTACAAGGTGATGCCGGTGAAGTGTGCGGTGGCTGCCACCAGCGTGGGTGTGGTCGATAGGATTAAGCTTCTCGACCTGTGTTACGACGAAGACTTCCGCGCGGGTGTCGATTTCAACGTTGTTATGACCGACAAAGGGGAGTTTGTTGAGCTTCAGGGTACGGCGGAGGGCAAGCCGTTCTCCAAGGAGACTATTGATACTTTGATCGCGCTGGCGGATAAGGGAATAAAGCAGCTCTTTGCAGAACAGAAAAAGGCATTAGACAGTCTGCGCTAA
- a CDS encoding ribonuclease J produces the protein MTRHKLRIIPLGGLGEIGKNMMAVEYGEDILIIDCGMMFPEDEMLGVDLLIPDITYLLEHKHKLRGIVITHGHEDHIGALPYILPQLDLPIYATKLTQGLISVKLKEHRSLIKARLKLITPGVRFQVGSFKVEAFPVCHSIPDAVGLIIYTPLGAIVNSGDFKIDYTPVDGRPTDLSKLAKLGNEGVLLLMADSTYSELPGYTPSEKIVGQTLEHIIGDAPGRVIIATFSSLISRIQMVIDAATHHKRHVFIVGRSMRDTVKMALELGYLHDPGQVLCTADDLKKYSHSQTILLTTGSQGEPTSALVRIANRDHPEIRIHQGDTVVISATPIPGNESLINRTIDNLFRQGANVIYGSRSNVHVHGHGSQEELKMLLTLAKPRFFMPIHGEYRHLVIHAGLAKSLGIQESNIFVMDNGNMLEIDGEKARIAGKLPYGNVYVDGLVLGRHAQVILRDRKLLSRDGIVVVIVALDKNKGCLVGTPDIVSRGFVDAEHDGTVINQGRELVASTLGKGHHTEQSAIHTRIKETLSKFFYEKTKRRPMIITTAIEV, from the coding sequence ATGACCCGTCACAAGTTAAGAATTATCCCTCTCGGCGGCCTCGGCGAGATCGGCAAGAACATGATGGCCGTCGAATACGGCGAAGATATCCTTATCATCGACTGCGGCATGATGTTCCCCGAGGACGAGATGCTGGGAGTCGACCTGCTGATTCCGGATATAACCTATCTGCTCGAGCATAAACACAAACTACGCGGCATCGTCATCACACACGGCCACGAGGACCATATCGGCGCCCTCCCATATATACTGCCGCAACTCGACCTCCCCATATATGCCACAAAACTCACGCAGGGACTTATCTCGGTCAAGCTCAAGGAGCACCGCTCCCTGATCAAGGCGCGGCTCAAGCTGATAACACCGGGCGTGCGCTTCCAGGTGGGCAGCTTCAAGGTCGAGGCCTTCCCTGTCTGCCACAGCATACCCGACGCGGTGGGGCTGATTATATATACGCCGCTGGGCGCAATCGTCAACAGCGGCGATTTCAAGATAGATTACACGCCGGTGGACGGACGTCCCACCGACCTTTCCAAGCTGGCCAAGCTGGGCAACGAAGGCGTGCTGCTGCTGATGGCCGATTCCACCTACAGCGAACTGCCCGGCTATACTCCTTCAGAGAAAATCGTCGGCCAGACCCTGGAGCATATCATCGGCGATGCGCCCGGCCGTGTCATCATCGCCACTTTCTCATCGTTGATATCCCGCATCCAGATGGTCATCGATGCCGCCACCCACCACAAACGCCATGTCTTCATCGTAGGGCGCAGCATGCGCGATACAGTCAAGATGGCCCTGGAACTCGGCTACCTGCACGACCCGGGTCAAGTACTATGTACTGCAGATGACCTTAAGAAGTACAGCCACAGCCAGACCATTCTGCTCACCACCGGCAGCCAGGGCGAACCGACCTCGGCGCTGGTGCGCATCGCCAACCGCGACCATCCCGAGATACGTATACATCAGGGCGATACCGTGGTCATATCCGCCACACCCATTCCCGGCAACGAGTCGCTTATCAACCGCACCATCGACAATCTCTTCCGCCAGGGCGCCAACGTTATATACGGCTCGCGCTCCAACGTGCATGTGCACGGCCACGGCAGCCAGGAGGAGCTCAAGATGCTGCTCACACTGGCCAAGCCCAGGTTCTTCATGCCGATACACGGCGAGTACCGCCACCTCGTCATACATGCCGGCCTGGCTAAAAGCCTTGGTATACAGGAGAGCAATATCTTCGTCATGGATAACGGGAATATGCTTGAGATCGACGGCGAAAAGGCGCGCATAGCCGGCAAGCTACCGTATGGAAATGTCTACGTGGACGGTCTGGTGCTGGGGCGCCACGCGCAGGTGATACTGCGTGACCGCAAGCTGCTTTCGCGCGACGGCATCGTGGTGGTTATAGTGGCACTGGACAAGAATAAAGGTTGCCTGGTCGGCACGCCGGACATCGTATCCCGCGGCTTCGTGGATGCCGAGCATGACGGCACCGTGATCAACCAGGGGCGCGAGCTGGTGGCCAGTACGCTGGGCAAGGGACACCATACCGAGCAGAGCGCCATACATACGCGTATCAAGGAGACCTTGAGCAAATTCTTCTACGAGAAGACCAAACGGCGCCCCATGATAATTACAACTGCTATCGAGGTATAG
- a CDS encoding sulfite exporter TauE/SafE family protein, whose translation MPADVNIWILGGTGFAAGLLGSMLGVGGGFIIVPVLTLALGLPIQYAIGSSLISIVINACTATSVYIRCHMTNLQLGLLLSCALVPGAVAGAFLAASLSSPVLTIIFGLLMVYVAYLMMPKKRRRLDPEQVEASKKVSEKDHAPHAWLDGCYYDPSINREIDYQVHRPVTGLLTSFFAGVLSSLLGIGGGIINVPVMNRFMKVPLKATIATSAMLLAFTTMTGAIIYIFNGYVVPYIVAPLIICVFLGARLGAALAHRARSALLMWIFTFFLAVTAVLMILKALNILG comes from the coding sequence ATGCCGGCCGACGTCAATATCTGGATACTGGGCGGCACCGGCTTCGCTGCCGGCCTTCTGGGCTCCATGCTGGGCGTGGGCGGCGGCTTCATCATCGTTCCGGTGCTCACTCTAGCGCTGGGCCTGCCCATCCAGTATGCCATCGGCAGCAGCCTGATCTCTATCGTGATCAATGCCTGCACCGCAACCAGCGTCTATATACGCTGTCATATGACTAATCTTCAGCTCGGTTTGCTGCTCTCGTGCGCTCTCGTACCGGGCGCGGTTGCCGGTGCTTTCCTGGCAGCGAGTCTATCATCCCCCGTTCTCACCATCATCTTCGGATTGCTGATGGTCTACGTAGCCTACCTCATGATGCCCAAGAAACGTCGCAGACTTGACCCTGAGCAGGTAGAGGCCTCTAAAAAGGTTAGTGAAAAAGACCATGCTCCACACGCCTGGCTGGACGGATGTTACTATGATCCATCCATAAACCGTGAGATCGACTATCAAGTTCATCGCCCTGTGACAGGGCTGTTGACCAGCTTTTTCGCGGGCGTTCTTTCCAGCCTGCTGGGCATCGGCGGTGGCATAATAAACGTTCCGGTCATGAACCGGTTCATGAAAGTTCCTCTCAAGGCTACTATTGCCACCAGCGCCATGCTGCTCGCTTTCACCACCATGACCGGCGCAATTATCTATATATTTAACGGGTATGTCGTGCCCTATATCGTTGCGCCGCTCATTATCTGCGTATTCCTGGGCGCCAGGCTGGGGGCCGCATTGGCTCACCGGGCCCGCAGCGCACTGCTCATGTGGATATTTACATTTTTCCTGGCCGTAACAGCGGTCCTTATGATTCTCAAAGCGCTCAATATACTGGGGTGA